GAGCAACTTGGAAGGTTATTGGGAAAAGAGCCCATTAAAGTACGCTCCCAACGTTGAAACTCCCCTGCTTATAATCCACTCTACCGAAGACTACAGGTGTTGGCTTCCCGAGGCATTGCAACTCTTCATATCCCTAAAATACCTGGGGAAGAGAGTTGAATTGGCAATATTCCCAGGAGAAAATCATGACCTAAGTAGATCTGGGAAGCCAAAGCACAGGGTTAAAAGACTTGAACTAATAGCAGGATGGATGGAGAAATGGCTTAAAGGATAGCTAAACCCTTATCCTTAATTCTTTAACGAGTTCCTTATATCTATTTCTTATCGTTACTTCAGTAATGCCCGCGACTCTAGCTATCTCTTTCTGGGTTCTCCTTTCTCCTTCCAAAAGTGAGGCTATGTAAAGTATCGAGGCCGCTAAACCGAGGGGATTTTTACCGCTCGTTATACCCTTATCCTTGGCTTCATTTAACAACCTGAGGGCCCTCCGCTTAACCCTCTCGCTGACTTCAAGTTCGTCGGCAAACTTATCTATGTAATACTCTGGCCTTATTAGCATATCCTTTGATGATAAGCCGAGCTTTTTGACCACGAGCCTATACACCCTTGCTATAACCTTCTTATCCTCCTTCGCTACTTTTGCTATCTCATCTAGCGTTCTCGGGACTTTGTATAGCCTACATGAGATGTAGATGCAAGCTGCAGCGACGCTTTCAATGCTCCTTCCCTTAGTGACTCCACTTTTAATTAGTTTCCTGTAAATTCTCACAGCTTCCCTCTCCACATGTTTGGGAAGGCAAAGCTGGGAGGATATCCTACTAATCTCTTCAACTCCAAGCTTTTCTGTCTTGTTTCCAAAGCTATCCAATCTTTTAAGCCTATGGATCTTTTCCCTAACCATATCCGAAGTTCCCTTACTCCTAAACTTAGGGGGAGAAGAAAATGTTCTAACCCTAGTATCAAAGGATTTAATTACGTGGCCGCACTCTGCACAGTAATACTCACCATGCTCGGGGTCATAAATAATTTTTGAAGAACCACAAACTGGACACCTAATCTTGGATCCCCCATATTATATATACTTGGAAGGTAAACTTTAAATACCTTTCTCTAAAAAATTTGAAATTTAAACTTCAAGGAAACTGTTGTTTTTATTATCTTCCACTTTTCGAAGTGATAGCCTTGGGAGATATGTGTTCGGAGATATCAGTAATCCATTTTAACGAATCTCATATATGATAGCCCTATAAATAACATGGATGCTATGGTTAACACCAGGATATTCTCCCATGCCAATTGTAGGCTTTCTAATATTGACCTATCCTCGACGATGGATTCTTCATATGCTAAGGCCGATATCACTTCACTTATCTGAGGCTTTCCGCCGAAGATCATTCTAATTATTTCCTGATAATGGTAGTTTGGTGAGATATACAGGATTCCTTCCGTAGTTTTTACGAGTTCGTTCAGCCATTCCTGATAGGATGGATCTTGGATTATTAACTCCTGAAGCTCTTCTTCGGTAAGATTTGATGCATCCGCTGGAATGCTTGGGATTGGTGGTAAACCAACGACGGCAAGTGCAATAACGCTCGCAATTATTGGTAGGACAAAGCTGAGGAATGCGAAGATAAAAATCCCCATTACAATGGCATTTTTGGGCTTCTTTATAATAGTGGAGATCAACATTCCTAAGCTGAAGAAGCACAAGGCGTATAGAAGACTGAAGGGAAGTGTCGTTAGGAACATGACTACATCGTCCTTATTTGGAGTAACCCCTAAGAGTAAGGCGAATGCTATCGTTAAAATGTAGAATAAGCCTAAAGATGCTCCAAGAATTAGAGCACCTCCCAAGAACTTTCCGAGAAGTATTTGATCCCTATAAATTGGCTTTGAGGCCATTATCCTTAGCGTTCCACGCTCTTTTTCTCCATTTATTGTTGTAGCCCCAAGGAGAATTCCTAGTAAAGCTACTGAGTAATTGAAGGCATTGGAGAAGCTTGAGAGAAAGAGCATTTGGAAAGGCGTTTTGTATAAGCTTGCGCTTACTCCAAGTCTTTTTAAGTTATAAGTCATTCCCAGGGAGATTATTGTAAAAAGGATTATCATTACTTGAAATCTTCTCGTCCTAATGCCAACTTCAAAATCCTTCATTCCTACATTGATAACCTTCACACTATCACCAGTTCTTGAATGGCAATTAATTTGCTTAAAATAATTACTTTTTGTTTATTATCACTCGTTCAAATAAAATTATAAGAGAAAAAACACAGCGATAATAATTATGAAGAAAACTTTAAGTAGTATCTATAACATTCGTAATATGAAGAACCAGGAGGGGATTGAAATGTGGAGGAAAGCTTTAGTATTAGGATTAGTATTGATGGCAATTGGAATGGTGGTAGGAGGTGCTACTGGTGACAGCTATTTAACTTATTACATGGCCAAAAACGGAGCTTCCCCAGAAGCGACGCTGGTGACAGATTTAGGACTAGGAACAGCAGGTTTAATTTGGTCAACAGCTTTTGGAATAGCCTCTGCAGGCTTGGGATTTGCAGTAGGACTTGCATGGATGGTTGGGCAAGCTCTGTGATTTAAATTTTTAACATTTTTACAATTGCATAGGAGGTGTGTAGTATGGGTGCTGTGGAGAGGCGTTTGTTGTGGATTGGTGGTGTTGTGGCATTGTTGTCGTTGATTTATGTTGTTTTTTCAGTTTCGGCAGTTAATTTGAGGCATGTCGGTGTCATGCTGGTGTTCTTTGGCGTTGCAGGGTTTTCCTTGTATGGGGCGTTTAAGGTTTACAGAGAGTCTAAGATTAGGTGGTTGTTGTTTGGTATGGGGTTTATAATTGCTTCAGTTGCCGTTTCCCAGCTTACGATAAAGTTTGACGATCCAATTAGCGTCATAGTTGCAGGCTTAATAAGCCTCCTCACAATCTCCCTAATAGAAATCATAAAAAACACAAACGCGATTATCAAAAACTGGAATTATGGCAAGTAACTGGTATTATAGTGAGGAGAAATTAAATGTATGCCTAGTTTGGATCCGTTCCCGCTATCAGTTGCGAGTGGTGTGATTGCCCTCCCACTCCCGCCCACATTAGGGCTTTGACGGAAGGTTGTCACTCTCAGACCGAGATAATATAAAAAGAAGGAACTGCTACTGGATGGTTGGGAGGAAAAGTTATTGACTACGTAAATAAGTGGGCTAAGAGAAGGTAGGTATATTTGGAGGTCTTGTAGGCTTGGTGGGGGCTGCGATTGGATATTAAGGAGGTGAGTCTGAAATGGATGCTTTAAGGAGGCTTGCTTGGTTCCTTGTTCCTTTTTTATGTTGATGCTAGTTGCGAGGTTAACGGAATATGCTGTTTTTGGTACTGTGGCAAGTATCACTCTTAGAGCCTTCTTGGCAATTACCAAACCTTCGTGGAGGAATATTATAGCGGTTATGGGGCTTATATTAGGACTTTTCATAGGTTACTTTCTCCTACCAAAATTCTTGCAGTGAGGGATAAAATGGCGAATCTTAGGTCTGCTTTTCCTCTTATCTGTCTGTCCTTATGTTTACAACTAGTATTGTCCTTGGTTTTTTCTCGGCTTTAACTCATGATTATTCCGCTTATTTTGGCTTTGATCCTTTTGATAATTCTAATCCAGGATTTTTGTTCTTCTTCAGACATAATGTAAAGGTCGCTCTTATGCTCTGGTCAGGCGCTTTAACCTTCGGGGGAACAACTCTACTAAATTTAGCATTTAACGGCATGATCCTAGGCTCAGCCGTTAAAACCACCGCAGAGCAGATAGGGTTGATAAAAACCATACTCCTCATACTCCCTCACGGTGTTTTTGAAATCCCTGCTATAATCATTGCAGGAGCGGCAGGCTTTAAAATTCCTTATGAATTGTTGAGGTTTGCTTTAGGCAGGAAGGAGGAGATAATCACGGAAGAGGACGCTAAAGAATTCTTCAAACTTATAGCAATTTCAATAGTCTTAATCTTCATTGCTGCCTTAATTGAAAGCACGGTAACGGTTAAAATAGCTGAGAGCTTAAGGTGATTGAAATATAGAAGGATTTGGGGTTAGGATTGATGTTTGTAGGGAGGTAATTAGATGAGCAGAAATAGCGAAGGCATAGCAAGTTTCATTTATAAAACTGGGAAAGCATTCTCATATCAAACCGTGATGTTCCTTGGTACATTTATTGTAGAATTGCCCATAATCTCACTCCTTGGTGCTGCTGTTTGGCTACAGATTAAATAAAGATGACAACATATTCAGTCGTGGGAGCAAATATTAAACTTTTTATAATAACAATGTATAGATTATTATAGTGGGGAGGAGTAAGATTAAAAGGTTTGAGAATTCGAAGCTGAAAAGGAAGTACTAGCTTTACTTAATAAGGAGGGAATTAACATGGAAATCACCAAGAGGGACGTGTTTTGGGTTTTATTGTTGCGATTTGGATATACAATGTCTTCGCTTTGCTTGACGTCTTAGGAATAACAAGAATCAAAGGGTTGATGTTCTATGCATTGGCCACAATACCGCCGCTCTTCCTTTACTTCTACCTT
This Pyrococcus horikoshii OT3 DNA region includes the following protein-coding sequences:
- a CDS encoding stage II sporulation protein M, which codes for MFTTSIVLGFFSALTHDYSAYFGFDPFDNSNPGFLFFFRHNVKVALMLWSGALTFGGTTLLNLAFNGMILGSAVKTTAEQIGLIKTILLILPHGVFEIPAIIIAGAAGFKIPYELLRFALGRKEEIITEEDAKEFFKLIAISIVLIFIAALIESTVTVKIAESLR
- a CDS encoding ABC transporter permease, whose product is MKVINVGMKDFEVGIRTRRFQVMIILFTIISLGMTYNLKRLGVSASLYKTPFQMLFLSSFSNAFNYSVALLGILLGATTINGEKERGTLRIMASKPIYRDQILLGKFLGGALILGASLGLFYILTIAFALLLGVTPNKDDVVMFLTTLPFSLLYALCFFSLGMLISTIIKKPKNAIVMGIFIFAFLSFVLPIIASVIALAVVGLPPIPSIPADASNLTEEELQELIIQDPSYQEWLNELVKTTEGILYISPNYHYQEIIRMIFGGKPQISEVISALAYEESIVEDRSILESLQLAWENILVLTIASMLFIGLSYMRFVKMDY
- a CDS encoding transcription initiation factor IIB, which codes for MRCPVCGSSKIIYDPEHGEYYCAECGHVIKSFDTRVRTFSSPPKFRSKGTSDMVREKIHRLKRLDSFGNKTEKLGVEEISRISSQLCLPKHVEREAVRIYRKLIKSGVTKGRSIESVAAACIYISCRLYKVPRTLDEIAKVAKEDKKVIARVYRLVVKKLGLSSKDMLIRPEYYIDKFADELEVSERVKRRALRLLNEAKDKGITSGKNPLGLAASILYIASLLEGERRTQKEIARVAGITEVTIRNRYKELVKELRIRV